In one window of Synchiropus splendidus isolate RoL2022-P1 chromosome 15, RoL_Sspl_1.0, whole genome shotgun sequence DNA:
- the ino80c gene encoding INO80 complex subunit C translates to MASQIPITIRSQSVAVNSSTQRTKKRPASPAVSVVQPIKKKKAPVVASPQTQMVVADTVAEVKTLGVGDGGAPPASEAKQPPFKDPTFTHSGIGGAAAGKKNRTWKNLKQILALERTLPWKLSDPSYHSIDAPPSLKPAKKYSDISGLPASYTDPQTKLRFTSAEEFSYIRLLPTDVVAGYLAVRKATCIVP, encoded by the exons atggCCTCTCAGATCCCCATCACCATCCGGAGTCAATCGGTGGCCGTCAACTCATCTACTCAGCGAACGAAGAAGAGGCCGGCGAGTCCGGCAGTGTCCGTCGTCCAGCcgatcaagaagaagaaggctcCAGTAGTGGCTTCTCCACAGACACAG ATGGTGGTGGCTGACACTGTGGCAGAAGTGAAAACATTGGGAGTTGGAGATGGTGGAGCCCCCCCTGCCTCTGAGGCGAAGCAACCGCCATTTAAAGACCCCACATTTACA CATTCTGGGATCGGAGGAGCCGCAGCAGGCAAGAAAAACAGAACTTGGAAAAATCTCAAGCAGATTTTGGCTTTGGAGCGAACTCTACCCTGGAAACTCAGTGACCCCAGCT ACCACAGTATTGATGCTCCCCCTTCCTTGAAGCCAGCAAAGAAGTACTCTGACATCTCTGGACTCCCT gccaGCTATACAGATCCACAGACAAAACTGCGCTTCACATCAGCCGAAGAGTTCTCTTACATTCGCCTTCTCCCGACCGATGTTGTCGCTGGCTACCTGGCTGTTCGAAAGGCCACTTGCATTGTTCCCTGA